The Halogranum gelatinilyticum genome contains a region encoding:
- a CDS encoding DUF4382 domain-containing protein: MRRPIATVLVALMLLLAGCAGGVDSGTTGPSGETTAAESGSTSGSTGTVNMYVSDERNAIDQFEHLNVTITRVGFQKADADDEDDEESESESDENESEIEADDDVEIEANTTVNGSVDANTTGVNATADADVEANASGEFDESDGWEEYEVDSKTVDLTKLQGANASALSSIDVEEGNYSKVFVYVSDINGTLENGEQVNVKLPSQKLQLNKGFTIGANESVDFVYDITVFEAGNSGKYILKPVASESGTSDEVEIDVVDDEDDERDDDAEDAGNEADDAAEDADDAAEEAANGLNASFVSEVTAGSNATISVTQNGSAVANATVEVDGEVVGETDENGELTFSVPEGSEEIEVTVTSGDSEVELEQTLTATVEAGANAGNGNGNGNNGLTTLFG, encoded by the coding sequence ATGCGCCGACCAATCGCGACCGTGCTGGTTGCACTCATGCTGCTGCTCGCTGGGTGTGCCGGTGGGGTCGACTCAGGAACGACCGGACCGAGTGGAGAGACAACCGCGGCCGAGAGCGGAAGCACGAGCGGCTCGACAGGGACGGTGAACATGTACGTGAGCGACGAGCGCAACGCCATCGACCAGTTCGAGCATCTCAACGTCACCATCACGAGAGTCGGCTTCCAGAAGGCCGACGCCGACGATGAGGACGACGAGGAGTCCGAATCCGAGAGTGACGAGAACGAGAGCGAGATAGAAGCCGACGACGACGTGGAGATCGAGGCGAACACCACCGTCAACGGCTCTGTCGACGCCAACACGACGGGCGTGAACGCCACGGCTGACGCCGACGTCGAGGCGAACGCGTCGGGCGAGTTCGACGAGAGCGACGGCTGGGAGGAGTACGAGGTCGACTCGAAGACGGTCGACCTGACGAAGCTCCAGGGTGCGAACGCGAGCGCCCTCAGCTCGATCGACGTCGAGGAAGGCAACTACTCGAAAGTCTTCGTCTACGTCAGCGACATCAACGGCACCCTCGAGAACGGCGAACAGGTGAACGTCAAGCTGCCGAGCCAGAAGCTCCAGCTGAACAAAGGCTTCACCATCGGCGCGAACGAGAGCGTCGACTTCGTCTACGACATCACCGTCTTCGAGGCGGGTAACAGTGGAAAGTACATCCTCAAGCCGGTCGCCAGCGAGTCCGGCACGAGCGACGAGGTCGAGATCGACGTCGTCGACGACGAGGACGACGAGCGTGACGACGACGCCGAAGACGCTGGCAACGAGGCCGACGACGCAGCCGAGGACGCGGACGACGCGGCCGAGGAGGCGGCGAACGGCCTCAACGCCTCGTTCGTCAGTGAGGTCACCGCCGGGTCGAACGCGACGATCAGCGTGACGCAGAACGGCTCCGCGGTCGCCAACGCGACGGTCGAAGTCGACGGCGAGGTCGTCGGCGAGACCGACGAGAACGGCGAGTTGACCTTCAGCGTCCCCGAGGGGAGCGAAGAGATCGAAGTGACCGTCACCAGCGGTGACAGCGAGGTCGAACTGGAGCAGACGCTCACCGCGACGGTAGAAGCGGGCGCGAACGCCGGGAACGGCAACGGCAACGGAAACAACGGCCTGACGACGCTGTTCGGCTGA
- a CDS encoding prohibitin family protein produces MSSDPSPPSLRPDNLTRLVLTGVLALLVLSAPVAGLLAWEPVEEGNVKVVKKWGATTGTVFEPGAHFVNPVSQSTSSLSVRPQSYTMSAQQGEGQVDRDDAIRVLTEDGLRVDIDVTVRYRVDASQAVDFYKNYRTVETAEERLIRPSIRSVLRTEAGRLPVTEIYTGEGQTKLKLAAERELGEDFQNDGLILEAVQIRNVELPAEYARAVEQKEITEQRRQQKQSELEVEKLEADRKKIEAQGEADANRIVSESLTNEVLAQQYIQKLDETDTVYIPVGGEGYPQFVRNLESDGGGSSSSSSSSSSSTGTETNNSSAES; encoded by the coding sequence ATGAGTTCCGACCCAAGCCCTCCATCCCTCCGCCCCGACAACCTCACACGGCTCGTCCTCACGGGCGTGCTCGCCCTCCTCGTCCTCTCGGCCCCCGTCGCCGGGCTTCTCGCGTGGGAGCCCGTCGAAGAGGGGAACGTGAAGGTCGTCAAGAAGTGGGGTGCGACGACCGGCACCGTCTTCGAGCCCGGCGCGCACTTCGTCAACCCCGTCTCGCAGTCGACGAGTAGCCTCTCCGTCCGGCCGCAGTCCTACACGATGTCCGCCCAGCAGGGCGAAGGACAGGTCGACCGCGACGACGCCATCCGCGTCCTCACCGAGGACGGTCTCCGCGTCGACATCGACGTGACCGTCCGCTACCGCGTCGACGCCAGCCAGGCCGTCGACTTCTACAAGAACTACCGGACGGTCGAAACCGCTGAGGAACGGCTGATTCGGCCGTCGATTCGCTCGGTCCTCCGGACCGAAGCGGGCCGCCTCCCTGTCACCGAGATCTACACCGGCGAGGGGCAGACGAAGCTGAAACTCGCCGCCGAACGGGAGCTCGGCGAGGACTTCCAGAACGACGGGCTCATCCTCGAAGCCGTCCAGATCCGCAACGTCGAGTTGCCCGCCGAGTACGCCCGAGCCGTCGAGCAGAAAGAGATCACCGAACAGCGTCGTCAACAGAAACAGAGCGAACTCGAAGTCGAGAAGCTCGAAGCCGACCGAAAGAAGATCGAAGCCCAGGGTGAGGCCGACGCGAACCGCATCGTCAGCGAGTCGCTGACGAACGAGGTGCTCGCCCAGCAGTACATCCAGAAGCTCGACGAGACCGACACCGTCTACATCCCCGTCGGCGGCGAGGGCTACCCGCAGTTCGTCCGGAACCTCGAGTCCGACGGCGGCGGGTCGTCGAGTTCATCGAGTTCGTCGAGCAGCAGTACTGGCACGGAGACGAACAACAGCTCCGCCGAGTCGTAG
- a CDS encoding MFS transporter: MNGPEAATAADADPAVASRRRALATVIGVVFIDLLGFGIVIPILPFYVRSFLVSDVFIGLLAASYSLMQFLFAPFLGRLSDERGRRPVLMLSLLGSAIAWTVFGLAGQVSDALTLTAGLAVLFVSRMVAGAMGGNIATAQAYIADITPPERRAGALGLIGASFSLGFIFGPAVGGVLASDAVVTAAREIFPAFIPATRFSLPSFAAATLSLLALAAAAAFLPEPERERGVAARRSLVGQFADALRDSGLRGLVVAYFLVSVAFSGIQVMFIPFAADIYGYNATQTAFLLTYIGVLGVINQGVVVGRLSRVVSEPRIAIMGASLLLVALAAIPFSPELGTLLPAVGGPAYLTRELLALLVVLATLSLGNGLLNVALSTLVSTSASADKQGSAFGVTQGAGSLGRTVGPPTMAALYAAVTYWSPFVAGAVLVIPILAILFTIARR; the protein is encoded by the coding sequence ATGAACGGACCCGAGGCCGCCACCGCGGCCGACGCCGACCCCGCCGTCGCCTCCCGCCGCCGGGCACTCGCGACGGTCATCGGCGTCGTCTTCATCGACCTGCTCGGCTTCGGTATCGTCATCCCCATCCTGCCGTTCTACGTGCGCAGCTTCCTCGTCAGCGACGTCTTCATCGGTCTCCTGGCTGCCTCCTACTCGCTGATGCAGTTCCTCTTCGCGCCGTTCTTGGGGCGGCTCTCCGACGAACGTGGCCGCCGCCCCGTCCTGATGCTCTCGCTGCTCGGCAGTGCCATCGCGTGGACCGTCTTCGGGCTGGCCGGGCAGGTCTCGGACGCTCTCACGCTGACCGCCGGACTCGCCGTGCTCTTCGTCTCGCGGATGGTCGCCGGGGCGATGGGCGGGAACATCGCCACCGCACAGGCCTACATCGCCGACATCACGCCGCCCGAGCGGCGTGCGGGCGCGTTGGGACTCATCGGTGCCTCGTTCAGCCTCGGCTTCATCTTCGGTCCCGCGGTGGGTGGCGTGCTCGCCAGCGACGCCGTCGTCACGGCGGCCCGTGAAATCTTCCCGGCGTTCATCCCGGCGACGCGCTTCTCGCTGCCGAGTTTCGCGGCGGCGACGCTCAGCCTCCTCGCACTGGCGGCTGCGGCAGCGTTCCTGCCGGAACCCGAGCGCGAACGCGGCGTCGCCGCTCGCCGCAGTCTGGTCGGGCAGTTCGCCGACGCGCTGCGCGACAGCGGGCTGCGCGGACTCGTCGTCGCCTACTTCCTCGTCTCGGTCGCGTTCTCGGGGATTCAGGTCATGTTCATCCCGTTCGCCGCCGACATCTACGGCTACAACGCGACGCAGACCGCGTTCCTCCTGACCTACATCGGCGTCCTCGGCGTCATCAACCAGGGCGTCGTCGTCGGCCGCCTCTCGCGGGTCGTCTCGGAGCCGCGCATCGCCATCATGGGGGCGTCGCTGTTGCTCGTCGCGCTCGCGGCGATTCCCTTCTCGCCCGAGTTGGGGACGCTCCTCCCGGCCGTCGGTGGCCCGGCCTATCTGACTCGAGAACTTCTCGCGCTCCTCGTCGTGTTGGCGACACTCTCGCTCGGCAACGGGCTTCTCAACGTCGCGCTGTCGACGCTCGTCTCCACGTCGGCCTCCGCCGACAAACAGGGCAGTGCGTTCGGCGTCACGCAGGGCGCAGGCAGTCTGGGCCGGACTGTCGGTCCCCCGACGATGGCGGCACTCTACGCCGCGGTCACCTACTGGTCCCCCTTCGTCGCCGGTGCGGTGCTCGTGATTCCCATCCTGGCGATCCTGTTCACCATCGCCCGCCGGTAG
- a CDS encoding DUF7474 family protein yields MPRFDYPCPGCRTTNSLHDADCRFEGTQWPEVEKAYIDVVSLLSVGPRREEALPELVHGEWDNLHVAAVESLKRQQRVVEEDGALRLLTASEYKELVSEPTSEPMRTLYLKGSVPGCHDNAVFAMVAWYEMVGLSWAETKEHVVDWLRESGAWDRGGFEEASPEQLVDSKRHVYEAGYGWKEKATAAKRVIDRSL; encoded by the coding sequence GTGCCGCGATTCGACTATCCGTGTCCGGGCTGTCGCACCACCAACAGCCTGCACGACGCCGACTGCCGGTTCGAGGGGACCCAGTGGCCCGAGGTGGAGAAGGCCTACATCGACGTGGTCTCGCTGCTCTCCGTCGGCCCCCGCCGCGAGGAGGCACTCCCCGAACTCGTCCACGGCGAGTGGGACAACCTCCACGTCGCCGCCGTCGAGTCGCTCAAACGCCAACAGCGCGTCGTCGAGGAGGACGGCGCGCTCCGCCTGCTCACCGCGTCCGAGTATAAGGAACTCGTCTCCGAGCCGACCAGCGAGCCGATGCGGACGCTCTATCTCAAAGGGAGTGTCCCCGGCTGTCACGACAACGCCGTCTTCGCCATGGTCGCGTGGTACGAGATGGTCGGGCTGTCCTGGGCAGAGACGAAAGAACACGTCGTCGACTGGCTCCGCGAGTCGGGCGCGTGGGACCGCGGCGGCTTCGAGGAGGCCTCGCCCGAACAGCTCGTCGACAGCAAACGCCACGTCTACGAGGCCGGCTACGGCTGGAAGGAGAAGGCGACGGCGGCGAAGCGGGTCATCGACCGGAGCTTGTGA
- the rnz gene encoding ribonuclease Z produces MRVTFLGTSGAVPTTERAPSALLVNREGERFLFDCGEGTQRQMMRFGTGFNVTHLFVTHLHGDHILGIPGLIQSWDFNGRDDPLAIHVPPGSKKHIKSLVHAGGYDPSYAVNIHEVAPGKTALAGDGYEVRTFKTNHRTKSQGYAIVEEDRPGRFDREKAEEELGIPPGPMYGKLHNGETVELDDGTVIRPEQVVGEPRPGRTLVYTGDTRPVQATVDIAHDADLLIHDATFTTEEAGRARQTYHSTAQEAADVASRANAKRLALTHISSRYAGNAGPIEREGREGFDGECFVPDDGQKFEVPFPDDE; encoded by the coding sequence ATGCGCGTGACGTTTCTCGGAACCAGCGGGGCGGTGCCCACGACCGAGCGGGCACCCAGCGCGCTCCTCGTCAACCGCGAGGGCGAACGGTTCCTCTTCGATTGCGGCGAGGGCACCCAGCGACAGATGATGCGGTTCGGCACGGGGTTCAACGTCACACACCTCTTCGTCACGCATCTCCACGGCGACCACATCCTGGGCATCCCCGGTCTCATCCAGTCGTGGGACTTCAACGGCCGCGACGACCCACTGGCGATTCACGTCCCGCCAGGGTCGAAAAAGCATATCAAGAGCCTCGTCCACGCCGGCGGCTACGACCCCAGCTACGCCGTCAACATCCACGAGGTCGCCCCCGGCAAGACCGCGCTCGCCGGTGACGGCTACGAGGTCCGGACGTTCAAGACGAACCACCGGACGAAATCCCAGGGCTACGCCATCGTCGAGGAGGACCGGCCGGGCCGCTTCGACCGCGAGAAGGCCGAAGAGGAATTGGGCATCCCACCGGGGCCGATGTACGGCAAGCTCCACAACGGCGAGACCGTCGAACTCGACGACGGGACGGTCATCCGCCCCGAACAGGTCGTCGGCGAGCCTCGCCCCGGCCGGACGCTGGTCTACACCGGCGACACGCGGCCCGTGCAGGCGACCGTCGACATCGCCCACGACGCCGACCTGCTGATTCACGACGCGACGTTCACGACCGAGGAGGCGGGCCGCGCGCGCCAAACGTACCACTCGACGGCACAGGAAGCCGCCGACGTCGCCAGTCGCGCCAACGCCAAACGACTGGCACTCACACACATCTCCTCGCGCTACGCGGGCAACGCGGGCCCCATCGAGCGGGAGGGTCGCGAGGGCTTCGACGGGGAGTGTTTCGTCCCCGACGACGGCCAGAAGTTCGAGGTGCCGTTCCCGGACGACGAGTAG
- a CDS encoding DUF460 domain-containing protein produces the protein MSTRTSALDSLVFGVDIQSGNIRGDSPSYAVVALDTGSLDTGVGTDGGADGEERIDRDVVSFRKLTRLIEREEPAMVATDNMYELAADKDALVHFLQSLPADTKLVQVTGAERPEPLSRVASRHGVPYGKEPMKEAEAAARLAAANVGYEVSAFTDTTTVKVSRGRSTGKGGWSSDRYTRRIHGNVKTTARDVESKLKEAGLAFEREVTEKYGGFSNAIFTVEARPQDIPVSNRRSGDIRIEVERERRDGIEFEPLVKRRDHVIVGIDPGTTTAAAVVGLDGSVLDVYSSRTSDTADVIEWLIERGRPIIVAADVEPMPETVEKFRRSFDAAGWHPPSDIPVDEKLHRTRNDDYDNDHERDAMAAALFAFDAHEDQFDRITRKVPPRLDRGEVIARVVSREESVEAVLRDLSDDEQTEEETHEHTERELTAEEKKIKRLESQVERLEAHVDDLTDELDDREETIEEYKEELSDARREERREARERREVNRLERENGRLERELAAEKERADELQSKLSRLKDLWKLDHSNFADVAEGRDLVPVKVVEQFTRGAIQDTVEEYGISAGDVVYLRDASGAGRSTAELLAEKRPKAVLRSGGISEVAEEVLFDHEIPVGPADGISIQEIDELAIARGSDVQSVIDDWEGRAEERQKEQKSEMVDQIISEHRANGGEKN, from the coding sequence GTGAGCACTCGGACGAGTGCGCTCGACTCGCTGGTGTTCGGCGTCGACATCCAGAGCGGCAACATCCGTGGGGACTCGCCCTCCTACGCGGTCGTCGCCCTCGACACGGGGTCGCTCGACACCGGTGTCGGCACCGACGGCGGGGCGGACGGCGAAGAACGGATCGACCGTGACGTCGTCTCGTTCCGCAAACTCACCCGCCTCATCGAGCGCGAGGAACCAGCGATGGTCGCGACGGACAACATGTACGAGCTTGCGGCCGACAAGGACGCGCTCGTACACTTCCTGCAGTCACTCCCCGCCGACACGAAACTCGTACAGGTGACCGGCGCGGAGCGACCCGAACCCCTCTCGCGGGTCGCCTCCCGCCACGGCGTCCCCTACGGCAAAGAGCCGATGAAGGAGGCCGAGGCGGCCGCCCGCCTCGCCGCGGCCAACGTCGGCTACGAGGTCTCGGCGTTCACTGACACGACGACCGTCAAGGTCTCCCGCGGCCGTTCGACCGGCAAGGGCGGCTGGTCCTCCGACCGCTACACCCGCCGCATCCACGGCAACGTCAAGACGACCGCCCGCGACGTCGAGTCGAAGCTCAAAGAGGCCGGACTCGCCTTCGAGCGCGAGGTCACGGAAAAGTACGGCGGCTTCTCGAACGCGATCTTCACCGTCGAGGCGCGGCCACAGGACATCCCCGTCTCCAACCGTCGCTCCGGCGACATCCGTATCGAAGTCGAACGCGAACGCCGGGACGGTATCGAGTTCGAACCACTGGTCAAACGCCGCGACCACGTCATCGTCGGCATCGACCCCGGGACGACCACCGCGGCGGCCGTCGTCGGCCTCGACGGGAGCGTCCTCGACGTCTACTCCAGTCGGACGAGCGACACCGCCGACGTCATCGAGTGGCTCATCGAACGGGGTCGGCCCATCATCGTCGCCGCCGACGTCGAGCCGATGCCCGAGACGGTCGAGAAGTTCCGCCGGAGCTTCGACGCCGCGGGCTGGCATCCCCCGTCGGACATCCCCGTCGACGAGAAACTTCATCGAACTCGAAACGACGACTACGACAACGACCACGAACGCGACGCGATGGCCGCCGCGCTGTTCGCCTTCGACGCCCACGAGGACCAGTTCGACCGCATCACGCGGAAGGTCCCGCCGCGACTCGACCGCGGAGAGGTCATCGCCCGCGTCGTCTCCCGCGAGGAGTCCGTCGAGGCGGTCCTCCGGGACCTCTCGGACGACGAGCAGACGGAGGAGGAGACGCACGAACACACCGAGCGGGAACTCACGGCCGAAGAGAAGAAGATCAAACGGCTGGAGTCGCAGGTCGAGCGGCTGGAGGCGCACGTCGACGACCTCACCGACGAACTCGACGACCGCGAGGAGACCATCGAGGAGTACAAAGAGGAGCTCTCGGACGCCCGCCGCGAGGAGCGACGGGAGGCCCGCGAACGCCGCGAGGTCAACCGCCTCGAACGCGAGAACGGCCGGCTGGAGCGCGAGTTAGCGGCCGAGAAAGAGCGTGCCGACGAACTCCAGTCGAAGCTCTCGCGGCTGAAGGACCTCTGGAAGCTCGACCATTCGAACTTCGCCGACGTCGCGGAGGGTCGAGACCTCGTGCCCGTGAAGGTGGTCGAGCAGTTCACCAGGGGGGCCATCCAGGACACGGTCGAGGAGTACGGCATCTCCGCGGGCGACGTGGTCTATCTCCGCGACGCCAGCGGGGCCGGTCGGAGCACGGCCGAACTCCTCGCCGAGAAACGACCCAAGGCCGTCCTGCGCTCGGGCGGCATCTCGGAGGTCGCCGAGGAGGTGCTGTTCGACCACGAGATTCCGGTCGGCCCGGCCGACGGCATCTCGATTCAGGAGATCGACGAACTCGCCATCGCCCGCGGCAGCGACGTCCAGTCGGTCATCGACGACTGGGAGGGGCGCGCCGAGGAGCGGCAGAAAGAACAGAAGTCGGAGATGGTCGACCAGATCATCAGCGAACACCGCGCCAACGGCGGCGAGAAGAACTAG